From the genome of Ralstonia insidiosa:
CAACTTCCGTGAAGTGCGCTACTTCGACATCGAAGGCCAGGTCACGGGTGTGAAGAGCAAGGCGATGACGAGCCCGTGCGGCAACATCCGCATCCCCATCAACGAAGAAGGGACGGAGAAGGCCGGTCAGATCCAGGAGTACCTGGACATGTACCACGGCGAGGGCATCCAACACATCGCACTGGGTTCGACCAACCTGTCGGCCACGGTGGACGCACTGCGCGGCAACGGCATCAAGCTGCTGGACACCATCGACACGTATTACGAACTGGTCGACAAGCGCATCCCCGGCCATGGTGAAGACGTGGCGGAACTGAAGAAGCGCAAGATCCTGATCGACGGTGCCCCGGGCGACCTGCTGCTGCAGATCTTCTCGGAAAACCAGCTCGGTCCGATCTTCTTCGAGTTCATCCAGCGCAAGGGCAACCAAGGTTTTGGCGAGGGCAACTTCAAGGCGCTGTTCGAGTCGATTGAGCTCGATCAGATGCGCCGCGGCGTGCTCAAGGCCGACGATCAGCCAGCCTGAACATCCTCACGTCAGGCTTGCTTCCTCCACACCCCGCTGGTTCGCCACCGGGGTGTTTTTTCATGGGCGCTGCGCGGCGAAAGCGCATGCGTTGCTGACACCGCGCTGTCGCCAAGCCGCCTCCATTCAGTCGCGTGCCGATGGGATGATGTGAGTTCGCGCAGCCATGAAAAACGGCGCCCGAAGGCGCCGCCATTGGCTGCATCGAACGATGCGTTATTGCGTTTGCGTGGTAGTTGGCGTCGTTGCCGAGGCGGCTTTCTGTGCCTTGCGGGCATCGTGACGCGCCTGCATGTACGCGCGGATCTCGTCTTCCGTGACCTTGCCGTCGTGGTTGGCGTCGATCTGGTCGAAGTTCTTGGCCAGGCGCGGCATGCCGGCCTGCACTTCGTCCTTCGTCAGAGCACCGTCGCCGTTCTTGTCGGCGGCCTTGAACTTGGCGTCGAAGCGCTCTTCCATCTTGGCGCGTGCTTCGCCCTTGTGGGCCTTGCGCCAGGCGGCCAGCTCTTCCTTGCTGAGTTGGCCGTCGTGGTTGGTGTCGATCTGGTCGAAGTTCTTTTCCAGCCAGGCGTGACCCTTGGCCTCGTCGCGCGAGATCTGGCCGTCGCCGTTGGTGTCGATGGCCTTGAAGCCGCCGTGGTGGGCCGGCTTGGCGGCGCGGGCGGTGGTGCTCGGTGCCTGGGCGGCTGCGGGTGCCTGCGCGGCGGGCGCGCTGGCGTCCTGGGCGCGGGCGTTCATGCCCGACATGGCCAGGAACAGGGCCGAAGTTGCGAGGAAGGCGTGGACAGCACGTTTGTTGGTCATGGTCAGCTCCTTTTCACATGGACTGTGTAACGGATTAGAACCCGACAATGCCGTCACGTTGCCGGGTTTTACACGCTGTTACCCCGATCACACGCGCTGTAATATGCGCGCCCGGTCACGCCGGGCGCTGTTGTGCGCTTACTGATCTGCGCCAGGTTGTGGCTGCTGCTGTGACGTATCGCCCTTGCGGGCAGCGGCTGCCGCGCGATGGCGCGGGCCCGTGATACCGCCGCCCTGGTTGGGCACATCCTCGCCCGTGTTCATCTGTGCGGGCGCGATGGGCAGCATGGCGCCCGGCAAGGTGGTGTTGGCCGGGTTGTTGGGCACTGTCATTGGCGGCGTGGCGGGCGTTGCCAGCGGAGCCGCGGCACCCGACGGCGGCAGCGGTTGCGCGTTACGGTTGGCGGGCGAGACCCCAGCCACCACGGCGCTGGCCGGCAGCGGAATCTCCTGGCGTGTGCCGTTGCGTTCGATCACCACGGAGCGCGCCTTGATTTCGACCAGCTTGAGGTTGGACGACAGCGACTTGCCGGCACGCACAGCCTGCGGCGGGCCGCCATCCACCGAGACGATGGCGGCGCCGGTGCCGTCGGCCAGATCGGCCACCACGCCGGCCACCTGCACGTCGCGCGGGCCGGTCTGCGGGCCGCCGCCGAAAAGCGTGACCGAGGCGCCGGTCTCCAGCGCGTCGGTCTGCGCCACGCGGGCCTCGCGCGGCACCGACAGCGCGCGCAGCGACGACAGTGTCAGAACCCAGTGCGTCAACAGCGCACACAGGGCAGCAAACAGTACAAGACTGAGCAGGCGGGACGACTGTTGAGCATTCATGAAACGTGGCGGTGCACCGTGAGAGTTTGCTGATTCTATCCGCCCTTCATGCCGGTTCGATGAACAGCTTGGAGGGCCCGTTCTAAACGTAGGCGCGGCACGACCCCGCCGCACAATCTATGGTCATATCTCACGGATATACTGTGTTCCCACTCTTATTGCCAACTCTCTCGCCATGATGCAAGGCCAACTCCGCTCCTCTTTCCGCCAACGTGCAGGCGCCACCCTGGCCCGTCGTGCGGCGCGTGGCTTCACCCTGATCGAAATCATGGTGGTGGTGGTGATCCTCGGCATCCTTGCCGCGCTGGTGGTGCCGAAGATCATGAGCCGCCCCGACGAGGCGCGCATCATTGCCGCCAAGCAGGACATTGCTTCCATCTCGCAGGCGCTCAAGCTCTATCGCCTGGACAACGGCCGCTACCCGACCACCGAGCAGGGGATTGGCGCACTGGTCGCCAAGCCGACCACCGAGCCCATCCCCAACAACTGGAAGGCCGGCGGCTATCTGGAGCGCCTGCCGAAAGACCCGTGGGGCCACCCGTACCAGTACCTGAACCCGGGCGTACGCGGTGAAGTGGACATCTTCAGCTTTGGCGCCGACGGCCAGCCCGGCGGCACGGGCAACGACGCCGACATCGGCAACTGGGACAACTGATCCCCCGGCCTGAGCACCACTCCCATCATCATGACCGGCCATCCGCTGCCTTACCGGCAGGCTCCGCGGCACGCTCGCGGCTTCACGCTGCTGGAGCTGCTGGTGGTGGTGGTCATCATCGGCATCGTGCTGGGCGTGGTGGCCGTGAATGCCACGCCCAACCCGCGCTCGCAATTGAACGACGACGCGCAGAAGATGGCCCGCCTGATCGAGCTTGGCCAGGAAGAAGCGCAACTGACCTCGCGCCCCGTGGCGTGGGAGGGCGATGCACAGGGCTGGCGCTTCTATGAGTCAACGCCCAACGGCTGGCGCCTGCTCACGCGCGATGTACTGGCGCCGGGCCACTGGCGCCAAGGCATGGACAGCGTACAGATCGTCACCGGTGCGGCGACGGTGCCCGGTGCGCCACAGCGGCTGGTGTTCGGCCGCGAGGCGATCGGCCTGCCGTGGCGCGTGGCGCTGACCTCGCAGGGTGCGCGTGTGGACATCGTGTCCGACGGCGGCCCGCGCGTACTGACCGAAACACCATGACGCCCGCAGTCAAACCCGCACGCTACATCGGTCGCGCGCGCGCGCGTCGTGGCTTTACCCTACTGGAAGTGCTGGTGGCGCTGACCATCGTGGCCGTGGCGCTCACCGCCACCATGCGCGCCATGGGCAGCATGACGTCGGCCAGCGAATCCTTGCAGACGCGCATGATCGCCACCTGGAGCGCCGAGAACGATCTCGCCAACCTCCGCTTGGCACGTGCCTTCCCTGATCCGGGCTCGCGCGGCTTCTCGTGCCCGCAGGGCGATACCGAACTCTGGTGCGAAGAGACTGTCGCCACCACGCCCAACCCGGTGTTCCGCCGCGTGGAGGTGTCGGTGTACGCAGACGCCGCCAAGTCCGTGCGTCTGGCCTGGTTGGTCACCCTGTTGCCCAACGATGCGCGCAATGTCTTCTAAACACCGCGTACGCGGCTTCACCCTGCTTGAGCTGCTGGTGGCCATCACGCTGCTGGCCATCCTGGCCGTGCTGGCCTGGCGCGGGCTGGACAGCATGACGCGCACGCACGAGGCGCTGGCCCAACGCGACGAACGCATCGAAGCCCTCAAGACCGCCTACGCCCAGTTCGATGCCGACTGCACGCAACTGGCCGATCCGAACGCCCTGTCGCGCTCACCGATCGAGGTGGACGCCAATCGCGTGCTGCTGGTGCGCGACCGCCGCGACGACAGCCAGCCGCCCGCGTGGCAGGTGGTGCTCTACCGCATCATCGACAGCCGGCTCGAACGCCTGCA
Proteins encoded in this window:
- the gspI gene encoding type II secretion system minor pseudopilin GspI, encoding MTPAVKPARYIGRARARRGFTLLEVLVALTIVAVALTATMRAMGSMTSASESLQTRMIATWSAENDLANLRLARAFPDPGSRGFSCPQGDTELWCEETVATTPNPVFRRVEVSVYADAAKSVRLAWLVTLLPNDARNVF
- a CDS encoding EF-hand domain-containing protein; protein product: MTNKRAVHAFLATSALFLAMSGMNARAQDASAPAAQAPAAAQAPSTTARAAKPAHHGGFKAIDTNGDGQISRDEAKGHAWLEKNFDQIDTNHDGQLSKEELAAWRKAHKGEARAKMEERFDAKFKAADKNGDGALTKDEVQAGMPRLAKNFDQIDANHDGKVTEDEIRAYMQARHDARKAQKAASATTPTTTQTQ
- a CDS encoding type II secretion system protein N, whose translation is MNAQQSSRLLSLVLFAALCALLTHWVLTLSSLRALSVPREARVAQTDALETGASVTLFGGGPQTGPRDVQVAGVVADLADGTGAAIVSVDGGPPQAVRAGKSLSSNLKLVEIKARSVVIERNGTRQEIPLPASAVVAGVSPANRNAQPLPPSGAAAPLATPATPPMTVPNNPANTTLPGAMLPIAPAQMNTGEDVPNQGGGITGPRHRAAAAARKGDTSQQQPQPGADQ
- a CDS encoding GspH/FimT family pseudopilin, with amino-acid sequence MTGHPLPYRQAPRHARGFTLLELLVVVVIIGIVLGVVAVNATPNPRSQLNDDAQKMARLIELGQEEAQLTSRPVAWEGDAQGWRFYESTPNGWRLLTRDVLAPGHWRQGMDSVQIVTGAATVPGAPQRLVFGREAIGLPWRVALTSQGARVDIVSDGGPRVLTETP
- the gspG gene encoding type II secretion system major pseudopilin GspG, with product MMQGQLRSSFRQRAGATLARRAARGFTLIEIMVVVVILGILAALVVPKIMSRPDEARIIAAKQDIASISQALKLYRLDNGRYPTTEQGIGALVAKPTTEPIPNNWKAGGYLERLPKDPWGHPYQYLNPGVRGEVDIFSFGADGQPGGTGNDADIGNWDN